In the Bacillus shivajii genome, one interval contains:
- a CDS encoding sensor domain-containing diguanylate cyclase, which produces MGDINETILNSIRDQICLIDKNGEIIFVNEQWNQSVIKNRGDLCSCGLGANYIHASRDNTEVHKGLISLMNDKIDVFTHEYDCHIGNVKKWFLMKATKLKRNDEGIEGAVICHVNITKQKLFERQLKKYADTDPLTSLYNRRFFEEKLQECARQLHVDDNPVAIIYMDIDNFKDINDAFGHAAGDNVLKELSFLLLEVTKEDDICARWGGDEFALLLLDANKNDLTVTAKRILQHVQRLKVPVDSTTINVYVSIGGGFFSESMKVDEMLEKVDVALYEAKDKGKNQICIRKE; this is translated from the coding sequence ATGGGAGATATCAATGAAACGATTTTAAACTCTATACGAGATCAAATCTGCTTAATAGATAAAAATGGGGAGATTATTTTTGTCAATGAACAATGGAATCAATCAGTTATAAAAAATCGCGGTGATCTATGTTCATGTGGATTAGGCGCGAACTACATACATGCTAGTCGCGATAATACAGAAGTACATAAAGGTCTTATCTCACTTATGAACGATAAAATTGATGTCTTTACTCACGAGTATGACTGTCATATAGGGAATGTTAAAAAGTGGTTTCTGATGAAAGCTACAAAATTAAAAAGGAATGATGAGGGGATCGAAGGCGCGGTTATTTGTCATGTGAATATAACGAAGCAAAAGTTATTTGAAAGGCAGTTAAAAAAATATGCCGATACTGACCCGTTAACATCTCTTTATAACCGAAGATTTTTTGAAGAAAAATTACAAGAATGTGCAAGGCAGTTGCATGTAGATGATAATCCTGTAGCGATTATTTATATGGATATTGATAACTTTAAAGATATCAATGATGCCTTTGGACATGCAGCAGGTGATAATGTGTTAAAAGAATTGTCCTTTCTTTTGTTAGAGGTGACAAAAGAAGATGACATTTGTGCTCGTTGGGGTGGGGATGAATTTGCCCTTCTGTTATTAGATGCAAATAAGAATGACCTAACCGTTACCGCTAAGCGAATTCTTCAACATGTTCAAAGGTTAAAAGTTCCAGTCGATTCAACAACCATCAATGTCTATGTATCGATTGGTGGCGGATTTTTTTCAGAGAGTATGAAAGTAGATGAGATGTTGGAAAAAGTAGATGTAGCTTTATATGAAGCTAAGGATAAAGGAAAAAACCAAATATGTATTCGTAAAGAATAA
- a CDS encoding bifunctional 2',3'-cyclic-nucleotide 2'-phosphodiesterase/3'-nucleotidase, whose amino-acid sequence MYKKLSIVSFAVLLVAGALFGNNILTNNVQADDESEHDLTVMATTEIHAHLMPYDYYRDMPDESIGLVKTYSLVKDIRENYGNTMLFDTGDIFQGAILGEFVATIEPLEENETNPIIAAMNLMDYDAVNIGNHEFDFGLDFMHRSFQDAEFPIINANVYAVDEDGNATENYFDPYVILEQEVDDKTVNVGVLGLTPPGIMTWHADKLPGEVTTKPVIDTIEKFLPQMKEDGADLIFINIHGGKRLEDGADAEINDEGEHSLYFFAEQFQDEIDAILFGHEQSVFPGDSKYDGVDGIDNENGLIHGIPSVMAGFAGDHLGVVDLKLSHSNGNWEVIEGSARNIPVEEDTEAAPELVEVVQDRHDQTIEYVRSSIGVTEVPINHFFSRVMDTTATDLINRAQIWKAEELLEHTEYNELPIIASAAPFRAGRTTPNEYTDISEGAVSVNDIADLYMYPNIFYVVKLDGEQIIDVLEHSALNFNQIDPESSEEQELVSGIEPFNFDVIKGIEYEIDVTQPEGSRIVNATFEGEPLSSDMEFALVTNNYRANGGGDFPHLDGSNTILRTDDTNREALIEYVTQIGTITDSEPNWAIKPVETAGPVIFKSSPSGAEYIGTHDLTTVTYVEERDGWGVYSYNFENILAAGEEEATEAEEAEESTEEEISSETDVAEDEDESNSALPIVLFLIAAVAVVGFIVMNKKKSAAK is encoded by the coding sequence ATGTATAAGAAGCTTTCAATCGTTTCGTTTGCTGTATTGCTAGTGGCTGGTGCGTTGTTTGGTAACAACATATTAACAAACAATGTACAAGCTGATGACGAATCGGAACATGATTTAACGGTTATGGCAACAACTGAGATTCACGCTCATTTAATGCCATACGATTATTACCGTGACATGCCTGATGAGTCAATCGGGTTAGTGAAAACATATTCACTAGTAAAAGACATTCGTGAAAACTATGGGAATACGATGTTGTTTGACACAGGAGACATTTTTCAAGGGGCAATTTTAGGAGAGTTTGTTGCTACAATTGAGCCTTTAGAAGAAAACGAAACAAATCCAATAATCGCAGCGATGAACTTAATGGACTACGATGCTGTTAATATTGGTAACCATGAGTTTGATTTCGGATTGGATTTCATGCACCGTTCATTCCAAGATGCAGAATTCCCAATTATCAATGCGAACGTATACGCAGTAGATGAAGATGGAAATGCAACAGAAAACTATTTTGATCCATACGTAATTTTAGAGCAAGAAGTTGACGATAAAACTGTTAACGTTGGTGTTTTAGGTCTTACACCACCAGGGATTATGACTTGGCATGCAGACAAACTACCAGGTGAAGTAACTACTAAGCCGGTCATTGACACGATTGAAAAGTTTCTTCCACAAATGAAAGAAGACGGAGCAGACCTTATTTTCATCAATATTCATGGTGGTAAGCGTCTTGAAGATGGAGCAGACGCGGAAATCAATGATGAAGGTGAACACTCTTTATACTTCTTTGCGGAACAGTTCCAAGATGAAATTGATGCGATTTTATTCGGACACGAGCAAAGTGTGTTCCCAGGAGATTCTAAATATGATGGTGTTGACGGGATAGACAACGAGAACGGTCTAATTCACGGAATACCTTCTGTTATGGCTGGTTTTGCTGGAGATCACTTAGGAGTTGTTGACTTAAAGCTTTCTCATAGTAATGGAAACTGGGAAGTAATTGAAGGTAGTGCACGTAATATTCCAGTAGAAGAGGATACTGAAGCAGCTCCAGAGCTTGTCGAAGTAGTCCAAGATCGTCATGACCAAACGATTGAATATGTACGTAGTTCAATTGGTGTAACGGAAGTGCCAATTAACCACTTCTTCTCACGCGTAATGGATACAACTGCAACTGATTTAATTAATAGAGCACAAATCTGGAAAGCTGAAGAGCTTCTTGAGCATACAGAATACAATGAACTTCCTATTATTGCTTCTGCTGCGCCATTTAGGGCTGGTAGAACAACACCAAATGAGTATACAGATATTTCAGAAGGTGCTGTATCTGTAAATGATATTGCTGACTTATATATGTATCCAAACATTTTCTACGTTGTTAAGTTAGACGGAGAACAAATTATTGATGTGCTTGAGCACTCAGCACTTAACTTTAACCAAATTGATCCTGAATCATCAGAAGAACAAGAATTAGTTTCAGGTATTGAGCCATTTAACTTTGATGTGATTAAAGGTATTGAGTATGAAATTGATGTAACACAGCCAGAAGGAAGCCGTATCGTAAATGCTACTTTTGAAGGCGAGCCACTCTCTTCTGATATGGAGTTTGCGCTTGTTACAAATAATTACCGTGCAAACGGTGGTGGGGACTTCCCTCATCTTGACGGATCGAATACGATCTTACGTACTGATGATACAAACCGTGAAGCATTAATTGAATATGTAACACAAATTGGAACGATCACTGATAGTGAGCCAAACTGGGCGATCAAACCAGTTGAAACTGCAGGTCCAGTAATCTTCAAATCTTCACCATCAGGTGCTGAGTACATTGGTACACATGATTTAACTACTGTCACTTATGTTGAAGAAAGAGATGGCTGGGGAGTTTATTCTTATAACTTTGAGAATATCTTAGCTGCTGGTGAAGAAGAAGCAACAGAAGCTGAGGAAGCAGAAGAGTCTACAGAAGAAGAGATTAGTTCTGAGACGGATGTAGCAGAAGATGAAGATGAAAGCAATTCTGCATTACCAATTGTCTTATTCTTAATTGCTGCAGTTGCTGTAGTTGGATTCATTGTTATGAATAAAAAGAAATCTGCTGCAAAATAA
- a CDS encoding cell division ATP-binding protein FtsE: MIKIKQLSKRYENDEVIHNLDVSIDEGEFVFLQGSSGSGKSTLLKILYREIEDYEGEVYISDQMLASIPKYKSRRLTGTIFQSYELLDRKTAAENIALAGEVLGISENEIKRKTFELLELVGLKGKEHQFPDQLSGGEQQRVAIARALLNSPKVLLADEPTGNLDSETAVHIMSLLKEINERENITMFIVTHSDQLVEQFKSRTLVMESGKVREYELS, translated from the coding sequence ATGATTAAAATAAAACAACTTTCTAAACGATATGAAAATGATGAAGTCATTCATAATCTCGATGTTTCAATTGATGAAGGTGAGTTCGTTTTTCTACAAGGGAGCTCCGGCTCTGGAAAAAGTACCTTACTAAAAATTTTGTATCGCGAAATTGAAGATTATGAAGGTGAGGTTTATATTAGTGACCAGATGTTAGCAAGTATTCCAAAGTATAAAAGTCGTAGACTTACTGGAACAATCTTTCAGTCCTATGAACTTCTTGATCGAAAGACTGCGGCTGAAAATATTGCATTAGCTGGTGAAGTTCTCGGAATAAGTGAGAATGAAATTAAACGTAAAACGTTTGAACTACTTGAACTTGTCGGTTTAAAAGGGAAGGAACATCAATTTCCAGATCAATTATCTGGAGGAGAACAACAAAGAGTAGCAATTGCTAGAGCATTGTTAAACAGTCCGAAAGTTTTACTCGCGGACGAGCCAACGGGTAATCTTGATTCTGAAACAGCCGTTCATATTATGAGTTTATTAAAAGAGATTAATGAACGTGAAAATATTACGATGTTTATTGTGACCCATTCAGACCAGTTAGTAGAACAATTCAAATCGAGGACACTCGTCATGGAAAGCGGCAAGGTGAGAGAATATGAACTTAGTTAA
- a CDS encoding VOC family protein: MNFHKQPHIFVSQVHLKVQDLERSITFYKEMIGFQVLSQEERKAKLTADGKNVLLYIEQPDDVVPKQQRSTGLYHFALLLPKRSDLALVVKHLSEKNYPIGSSDHLVSEAIYLSDPDGNGIEIYVDRSPETWEWKDNEVKMTVDPLNLSKLLNEIEEGDTWEGLPSETLIGHIHLHVAELPDTEAFYRELGFDVVCRFGKQALFMSTGGYHHHIGLNTWAGVGASAPAEKNVGMKQFTLDYPNYEKREIIMNNLKKIGAPLIEENGSIKTKDPSGNLIELYVNDAFTK, from the coding sequence ATGAATTTTCACAAGCAGCCACATATTTTCGTCAGTCAAGTTCACTTAAAAGTCCAAGATTTAGAAAGGTCAATCACATTTTACAAGGAAATGATCGGTTTTCAAGTGTTGTCGCAAGAAGAGAGAAAAGCAAAGTTAACGGCAGATGGAAAAAATGTTTTATTATATATTGAACAGCCAGACGATGTTGTACCAAAACAACAGCGGAGTACTGGATTGTACCACTTTGCTCTTCTTCTCCCTAAACGTTCTGATTTAGCTCTTGTCGTAAAACATTTATCAGAAAAAAATTATCCAATTGGTTCTTCGGACCATCTAGTCAGTGAAGCAATCTACTTATCAGATCCGGACGGAAATGGCATTGAAATATATGTCGACCGCTCACCTGAGACGTGGGAGTGGAAGGATAACGAAGTGAAGATGACCGTTGATCCGTTGAATTTATCGAAGCTTCTTAATGAAATTGAGGAAGGTGATACGTGGGAAGGACTGCCTTCTGAAACTTTGATCGGCCATATTCATTTACATGTAGCTGAACTTCCAGATACAGAAGCCTTTTACCGAGAATTAGGATTTGATGTTGTGTGCCGGTTTGGCAAGCAGGCGTTGTTTATGTCTACTGGAGGATATCATCATCATATAGGATTAAACACATGGGCAGGAGTTGGAGCATCAGCACCTGCAGAAAAAAATGTTGGTATGAAACAGTTCACATTAGATTATCCAAACTATGAAAAACGAGAAATAATTATGAACAATCTCAAGAAAATTGGGGCTCCTCTAATTGAGGAAAACGGTTCAATAAAGACGAAAGATCCTTCTGGTAACCTAATTGAATTATACGTGAATGATGCGTTTACTAAATAA
- a CDS encoding NADP-dependent isocitrate dehydrogenase encodes MTDRRAITVARGDGIGPEIMDATLKVLEHAGAKIEPEFIDIGEKMYLSGHSSGITDEAWESLRRTKVFFKAPITTPQGGGYKSLNVTIRKTLGLYANVRPSVSYTPLIKSKHPDMDLVIIRENEEDLYAGIEHQQTPEVVQCLKLITRPGTEKIVRYAFEYARKNNRKKVTCFSKDNIMKLTDGLFHQVFNEIAEEYPEIETEHWIIDIGIAKIADTPQDFDVIVMPNLYGDIASDVASQITGSVGLAGSANIGDQCAMFEAIHGSAPDIAGKGIANPSGLIQGAIQMLVHIDQPEVAERIHNAWLKTLEDGVYTGDIAKGAPSVGTMEFAEAVIERLGQKPETFTPVEYKKNEQNDENDHKLSPQVKDRPKADVVRQLDGVDVFLFNNELTSNEIGQKLEELAGPDFKLAVITNRGVKVYPSGFPETFTTDHWRCRFEGTGEVTNIDILNLLSRIEKAGLDFIKTENLYKFNDKLGYSLAQGQ; translated from the coding sequence ATGACAGACAGACGCGCGATTACAGTTGCTAGAGGAGATGGAATTGGCCCTGAAATTATGGATGCCACTCTAAAAGTGTTAGAACATGCTGGTGCAAAAATTGAGCCAGAATTTATTGATATAGGTGAAAAGATGTACCTTTCTGGGCATAGTTCTGGGATTACAGATGAAGCTTGGGAATCCCTTCGACGCACCAAAGTATTCTTTAAAGCACCGATTACGACCCCACAAGGTGGCGGTTATAAAAGCTTAAACGTAACGATTCGTAAAACGTTAGGGTTATATGCAAACGTAAGACCGAGTGTTTCATATACACCACTTATTAAATCGAAACACCCTGATATGGATCTTGTCATCATTCGTGAAAATGAAGAAGATTTATACGCTGGTATTGAACACCAACAAACACCAGAAGTTGTTCAATGTTTAAAGTTAATTACACGTCCAGGAACTGAAAAAATCGTTCGTTATGCGTTTGAGTATGCTCGCAAAAATAATCGTAAAAAAGTAACGTGCTTCTCAAAAGATAACATTATGAAGTTAACAGATGGCCTTTTCCATCAAGTATTTAATGAAATCGCTGAAGAGTACCCTGAAATCGAAACTGAGCATTGGATTATTGATATTGGAATTGCAAAGATTGCTGATACACCACAAGACTTTGATGTCATTGTGATGCCAAACCTATACGGAGATATTGCCTCTGACGTCGCTTCACAAATAACTGGAAGTGTTGGGTTAGCTGGCTCGGCAAACATCGGCGATCAATGTGCAATGTTCGAAGCAATCCACGGTAGTGCACCAGATATTGCTGGAAAAGGAATTGCAAATCCTTCGGGACTTATCCAAGGCGCAATTCAAATGTTAGTACACATTGATCAACCAGAAGTTGCAGAACGCATACACAATGCGTGGTTAAAAACACTAGAAGATGGAGTATATACTGGTGACATTGCTAAAGGAGCACCATCTGTCGGAACGATGGAATTTGCTGAAGCTGTCATTGAACGTCTTGGGCAAAAGCCAGAAACATTTACACCAGTTGAATATAAAAAGAATGAACAAAATGATGAAAACGATCACAAGCTGTCTCCACAAGTGAAAGACCGCCCAAAAGCTGACGTTGTTCGCCAATTAGACGGAGTAGATGTATTCTTATTTAATAATGAGCTAACGTCAAATGAAATTGGTCAAAAGCTAGAAGAATTAGCAGGGCCAGATTTCAAGCTAGCTGTCATTACAAACCGTGGTGTAAAAGTTTATCCAAGCGGGTTCCCAGAAACGTTCACAACTGACCATTGGCGTTGCCGCTTTGAAGGTACAGGTGAAGTGACAAACATTGATATCTTAAACTTATTAAGCCGAATCGAAAAAGCAGGTCTTGACTTCATTAAAACTGAAAACTTATATAAATTTAATGACAAGCTAGGATACTCTCTAGCACAAGGTCAATAA